The Candidatus Brocadiaceae bacterium genome has a segment encoding these proteins:
- a CDS encoding carbamoyltransferase — translation MIVLGINNMHDAAAAIVVDGNVVAAAEEERFSRRKNHIGFPASSIRYCLEEAGVTIKELDAVALSWRPWVLGTRIFNAMKSVSFSKRAFKAKASRGMGQMRNEWSQLFTMKRLIERHFGKGNFKLRYIDHHLCHAASAFYVSSFERAATLTVDGAGEKDTTVFWICEGTEIKRLASIRIPHSLGQFYASITGFLGFKIQSDEYKVMGMASYGEPKFADFFRKKVLNVHKDGSYRLNTRFLDYHLARQGIFSEETMKYLGKNRLPHEKVTQTHMDIASSSQVVLEEALFKMANYLHTRTGESNLCMAGGVALNCVANGKLSENTPFKNICIQPASGDAGTSLGAALYLYHHTTHKPRIYQMKDAYLGPSFSSKECMDAVNQFGLSFRELPEEKLCRKVAAFLADGKLVFWFQNRMEWGPRALGNRSLLADPRRAEMRDIINLKVKQREIFRPFAPSVLEEKSFEYFGNPDPSPFMLFAFKVNSHKQNEIPAVTHVDGTARPQTVSKKENPLYWNLIKEFENLTGVPVLLNTSFNVQEPIVCSPKDAVSCFIKTKVDYLVLNNFLVDSVETFCEEP, via the coding sequence GTGATAGTTCTTGGTATAAATAATATGCATGACGCTGCTGCTGCTATCGTCGTAGACGGCAATGTGGTAGCCGCGGCAGAAGAAGAGAGATTTAGCAGGCGCAAAAACCATATCGGCTTTCCTGCCAGCTCCATTCGGTATTGCTTGGAGGAAGCAGGCGTAACCATTAAGGAACTGGATGCGGTTGCTTTATCATGGAGACCATGGGTGTTGGGAACAAGGATTTTCAATGCCATGAAGTCGGTTTCTTTTTCAAAAAGGGCCTTCAAGGCTAAGGCGAGTCGTGGTATGGGCCAAATGAGAAATGAATGGAGCCAGCTTTTTACCATGAAGAGGCTTATTGAAAGGCATTTTGGCAAGGGAAACTTCAAACTTCGCTATATTGACCATCATCTTTGTCATGCAGCGAGCGCCTTTTATGTCTCCTCATTTGAAAGAGCCGCCACGCTAACCGTTGATGGGGCAGGAGAGAAAGATACGACTGTTTTTTGGATATGTGAGGGCACGGAGATAAAACGGCTGGCTTCAATAAGAATTCCCCATTCTCTTGGACAGTTCTATGCTTCAATAACTGGATTTCTCGGTTTTAAAATACAATCTGATGAATATAAAGTGATGGGAATGGCTTCATATGGGGAACCTAAATTTGCAGATTTTTTTAGAAAAAAAGTTTTGAATGTGCACAAAGATGGTTCATACAGGTTGAATACCCGTTTCCTTGATTATCATCTGGCAAGACAGGGCATATTTTCGGAAGAGACGATGAAATATCTGGGGAAAAACCGTTTGCCTCATGAAAAAGTTACGCAAACGCATATGGATATTGCGAGTAGTTCCCAGGTGGTGCTCGAAGAAGCCCTCTTTAAAATGGCAAATTATCTTCATACCAGGACTGGTGAGAGCAATTTATGCATGGCTGGCGGGGTGGCTTTAAACTGTGTTGCCAACGGAAAGTTATCTGAAAATACGCCGTTTAAAAACATATGTATACAACCAGCATCTGGAGATGCAGGGACCTCCCTGGGAGCAGCTCTTTATTTATATCATCATACCACACACAAACCCCGTATCTATCAGATGAAGGATGCCTATCTTGGGCCTTCGTTTTCCAGTAAAGAATGCATGGATGCCGTCAATCAGTTCGGTCTTTCCTTCAGGGAGTTACCAGAGGAAAAACTATGCCGTAAGGTTGCTGCTTTTTTGGCGGACGGGAAATTAGTGTTTTGGTTTCAGAACCGCATGGAATGGGGTCCGAGGGCATTGGGGAACAGGAGTCTTCTGGCTGATCCTCGAAGAGCAGAGATGAGGGACATTATAAATCTTAAGGTAAAACAACGGGAGATTTTCAGGCCTTTTGCCCCTTCCGTTCTTGAAGAGAAAAGTTTTGAATATTTTGGTAATCCTGATCCCTCTCCTTTTATGTTATTTGCCTTTAAGGTAAATAGTCACAAACAGAACGAAATCCCTGCCGTAACACATGTGGATGGGACAGCAAGACCACAAACGGTAAGTAAGAAGGAGAATCCATTGTATTGGAATCTCATAAAGGAATTTGAGAACCTTACAGGGGTTCCTGTTCTCTTAAATACTTCTTTTAATGTACAAGAACCAATCGTGTGTTCTCCAAAGGATGCAGTATCGTGTTTCATAAAAACGAAAGTAGACTACCTGGTTTTAAATAATTTTCTTGTAGACTCTGTGGAAACATTTTGCGAAGAACCGTAG